The window GCCGCGCTCGCGATGGCCATGGGGCACGTGATCCTCAAGGAGTTCTACTTCGACCGGCGCAGCGCCTACTTCGACGACTACGCGCGCCGCTACACCGACCTGCCCATGCTGGTGATGCTGAAGGCGCACACCCTGCCCTCCGGCGAGCGCGTGATGGTGCCGGACCGCTACGTGCGCGCCAGCGATTTCGGCGACCGGCTGGGCCAGGCGAACAACCCCGAGTGGAAGACCGTCGCCCTGGCCGAAGACGGGCGCGTCGTGGTGCCGCAGGGCGCCATCGGTTTCCGGTGGGGCGCCGACGGCCGTGCGGACAAGGGGCAGTGGAACCTCGAGTCAAAGGAGGCCCGCGAAGGCGCCGACGTGAAGCTGCGGCTGTCCATGCTCGAGGCCGGTACGTGCGAGACGGCGCAGGTCGGCTTCCCCTACTTCGGCGGCATCCCGACCGCGCACTTTCCAGGCAACGAGCAGAGCGACGTGCTGGTGCGCACGGTGCCCGTGCACCAGCTCGCGCTCGGCGCCTCGGGGGAGCCCGCCCTGGTCGCGACCGTGTTCGACCTGCAGGCCGCCAACTACGGCGTGGCCCGTGGCCTGCCGGGCGAGCGGGCGGCGGCCGGCTACGACGACGACACCCCCTACACGCCCGCCTGGCAGGAGAAGATCACCGGCGTGCCGCGCGACCAGGTCATCACCGTGGCGCGCCAGTTCGCCGACAACGCCGACAAGACCGGCGGCAAGTCGATGGTGATCATCGGCGCCGCGATGAACCACTGGTACCACAGCGACATGAACTACCGGGGCGTCATCAACATGCTGATGATGTGCGGCTGCATCGGGCAGAGCGGCGGCGGCTGGGCCCACTATGTCGGCCAGGAGAAGCTGCGCCCGCAGACGGGCTGGACGGCGCTGGCCTTCGCGCTGGACTGGATCCGCCCGCCCCGTCAGATGAACTCCACCAGCTTCTTCTACGCCCATACCGACCAGTGGCGCTACGAGAAGCTGGGCATGGAGGAAGTGCTTTCGCCCCTGGCCGACAAGGCGGCCTACGCCGGCACCATGATCGACTACAACGTGCGCGCCGAGCGCATGGGCTGGCTCCCCTCGGCGCCGCAGCTGCAGACCAATCCGCTGCAGGTCGCCCGCGACGCCGCGGCGGCCGGCATGGACGGCGCGGCCTACACCGCCCGCTCGCTGAAAGACGGCTCGCTGCGCATGAGCTGCGAGGACCCGGACCATCCGTCCAACTGGCCGCGCAACATGTTCGTGTGGCGCTCCAACATCCTGGGTTCCTCGGGCAAGGGCCACGAGTACTTCCTGAAGCACCTGCTGGGCACCACGCACGGCGTCCAGGGCAAGGACCTGGGCCCGGACGAGGCCAAGCCCGCCGAGGTGGTCTGGCACGACAAGGCGCCCGAGGGCAAGCTCGACCTGCTGGTCACGCTGGACTTCCGCATGAGCACCACCTGCCTGTACTCCGACATCGTGCTGCCGACCGCCACCTGGTACGAGAAGAACGACCTCAACACCAGCGACATGCATCCCTTCATCCACCCGCTGTCGACCGCGGTCGACCCGGCCTGGCAGGCGCGCAGCGACTGGGAGATCTACAAGGGCTTCGCCCGCACCTTCAGCGCCCTGTGCCACGGCCATCTCGGCGTCGAGAAGGAGGTTGTGCTGACCCCCCTGATGCACGACTCCCCCGCCGAACTCGCGCAGCCCTTCGGCGTGGCCGACTGGAAGCGCGGCGAATGCGAACTCATCCCCGGCAAGACGGCGCCGCAGATCGCGGTGGTCGAGCGCGACTACCCGAACGTCTACAAGCGCTTCACCGCCCTGGGCCCGCTGATGGACAAGGTCGGCAACGGCGGCAAGGGCATCGCCTGGAAGACCGGCACCGA is drawn from Variovorax sp. PBS-H4 and contains these coding sequences:
- a CDS encoding nitrate reductase subunit alpha — encoded protein: MSHFLDRLTYFAQPRESFADGHGQVTGEDRSWERAYRDRWAHDKIVRSTHGVNCTGSCSWKIYVKGGIVTWETQQTDYPRTRWDMPNHEPRGCARGASYSWYLYSANRVKYPMVRGPLLKAWRAARRSHAPVEAWASIVEDEAVRRSYQSQRGLGGFARSSWDEVNEIVAASNIYTIRQHGPDRIIGFSPIPAMSMVSYAAGSRYLSLIGGVCMSFYDWYCDLPPSSPQVWGEQTDVPESADWYNSSYIIAWGSNVPQTRTPDAHFFTEVRYKGTKTVAITPDYSEVAKLSDLWMHPKQGTDAALAMAMGHVILKEFYFDRRSAYFDDYARRYTDLPMLVMLKAHTLPSGERVMVPDRYVRASDFGDRLGQANNPEWKTVALAEDGRVVVPQGAIGFRWGADGRADKGQWNLESKEAREGADVKLRLSMLEAGTCETAQVGFPYFGGIPTAHFPGNEQSDVLVRTVPVHQLALGASGEPALVATVFDLQAANYGVARGLPGERAAAGYDDDTPYTPAWQEKITGVPRDQVITVARQFADNADKTGGKSMVIIGAAMNHWYHSDMNYRGVINMLMMCGCIGQSGGGWAHYVGQEKLRPQTGWTALAFALDWIRPPRQMNSTSFFYAHTDQWRYEKLGMEEVLSPLADKAAYAGTMIDYNVRAERMGWLPSAPQLQTNPLQVARDAAAAGMDGAAYTARSLKDGSLRMSCEDPDHPSNWPRNMFVWRSNILGSSGKGHEYFLKHLLGTTHGVQGKDLGPDEAKPAEVVWHDKAPEGKLDLLVTLDFRMSTTCLYSDIVLPTATWYEKNDLNTSDMHPFIHPLSTAVDPAWQARSDWEIYKGFARTFSALCHGHLGVEKEVVLTPLMHDSPAELAQPFGVADWKRGECELIPGKTAPQIAVVERDYPNVYKRFTALGPLMDKVGNGGKGIAWKTGTEVEELGQLNGRVTEAGATQGMPSIDTDIDACEVILQLAPETNGHVAVKAWEALGAQTGRDHTHLAVYREDEKIRFRDVQAQPRKIISSPTWSGIESEKVSYNACYTNVHELIPWRTLTGRQQFYLDHPWMTAFGEGFAAYRPPVDLKTTQAIHNIRGNGNPEIQLNFITPHQKWGIHSTYSDNLLMLTLNRGGPVIWLSEDDAKRAGIVDNDWVELFNVNGAIAARAVVSQRVNPGMVLMYHAQEKTINTPGSEITGTRGGIHNSVTRIVLKPTHMIGGYAQFSYGFNYYGTIGTNRDEFVVVRKMNRVDWLDTPAEAPAAAAA